The nucleotide window CCCCGAAGGAGCTCCCTGTAAATGTGGACGGCACATTTCAATATGAAATGCCGATTGGCCCGTACGGAGCGAGCCTTGCGTTCGTAGCAATGGACGCGGCAGGGAATGGTGCTGTAGGTGCACCAAAGCTTATTAACGTCATCAAAAAAGGAACGCCGTATGTATTGGCAAGTTTAGATAAAAAGGTTGCAAAGCCAGGTGATACAGTCAAGTTGCAGGTCGCGTTAAAAAATGCTGTCGATTTTAAAAAAAGCAGCTTAAATTTAGGTGTTCTCAAAGAGTATTTTGATATTGAAAGGGTAGACTTGCACCCTGAATCTCAAAAACTGGGAGAAGTTAAGTTAACACAGATAGCTTCAAATAGATGGACATTTGAAGCAGCTGAAGGCAACACACAAGCATTGAACGGAGAGGTTCCTCTGCTTGAGGCCACATTAAAAGCCAAGGATTACAATTTTGATAAAAACGTAAATGGAACGACAGTTTATATCAGTCAAGCTTCTTATCAAAATAGCTCTGGCAAAACAATTTCAATCATAGCCAATCGACCTACCATAGAATTTGAACCAACCTATTCAAAAGTGAAGTCCCTTTTGTATGCGGAGGGTTTGCTGAAAACGACAGGTTCCTTTGATAGTACAAGAGACTACAGTACTATCGGAGCACAGGTCTATATAAAAGATGCGCAGGGCAATATGTATGACCAGCTTCTCACAAAATACGGAAGAATAGAGGCGCTCCGCTTGGCATTGACAGAAGAGCCGCTGCATTTACACATCAATGTGCCAGGTCATTTTAAATCCGTATACACATTCCAAATTGGTTTGAGAAACGGAGCAGGCGAAGCAGTCGGGCAGTTCAAACAGTTGAGTGTGCCCAAAACCATCGGCGGCGATGTAACTGGTGATGATGTAATCGACATCATGGATGCGCTGACTATTCAAGCGCATTGGGGTACCAATGAGCGCAGCGTAGATATCAATTTTGATGGAATTGTCGATGCAAAAGATATGGCGTTTGTAGAGAAAAATTACTTGCAGCAAAACCCTACGATTGAGAGTGCACCGAAGCCTAAGGAACGCTATGAAGGCAAAGTTTTAGAGGATATTAAGCAAGAGCTAGGTATATAGGAATAGAGCGATTGAAAATGGAGATACGTCACAGCTGGCTCTCAAACGGACGGGATAAAGCGCAAAACTGAACAAAATACAGAATGAATTGAACGAAAAGGCAGGGTTTCCTGCCTTTTTTATTTATTCAGTTCATATATGGTTCATATTCCTTTGTTATAGTGTGCCTACATAACGTAAAGGAGTGATTTCCAAGGTGAAAAAGCGATGGAAGAGGATAGACAAGGTGCTGCTGATGATTGTGGCGCTCGCACTTATTTTAAATGTGTTTAACATATGGAAAGAAGATTATGCAAATCCGTATTATATGGCAGCTGTAAAAAGCATGCTCGAGAGCTGGAAGAATTTCTTTTTTGCTTCCTTTGATCCGGCAGGCTATGTGACGGTCGATAAGCCGCCTGTTGCATTGTGGGTGCAGACGATTAGCGCGTATCTATTCGGCTACCATGGCTGGAGCGTGATTTTACCGCAGGCGCTGGCAGGCATAGGCTCTGTTGTATTGCTGTATGCGCTTGTTAAACCCACATTCGGCCGGACTGCGGCACGTTTAGCGAGTCTGGTGATGGCGTGTACGCCAATTGCCGCGGCTGTCAGCCGTACAAATAATATTGATAGCTTGCTTGTTTTCACATTGCTTGTAGCGACATGGATGCTGTTTCGCGGTGTAAAGCAAGACAAGATAATCTGGTTGTTGGGGGCGTTCGCCCTCATAGGTGTAGGCTTCAATATGAAAATGCTACAAGCATATATGATATTGCCCGCGTTTTTCCTATGGTATGTGTTCAAGGCAAAAGGAACTTGGAAAAAGAAAGCAGGGGCGCTTTCTGGTGCGGTAGCCGTACTGCTGGTCGTCTCTGTTTCATGGGCGCTCATTGTTGACAGCATTCCAAAAGACAAGCGACCGTATATTGGGAGCAGTCAAACGAATTCGGTGCTTGAGTTGGCGTTTGGCTATAACGGCGTATCGCGTTTAACTGGACAAGGCGGCATGCCGAATATGACGCCTGAAATGCAAGAAAAACTTCAGGAAGAAATGAAGAAAAACGGTGGCAGCATGCCAGGACCATTTGGAAAAATGACGCCTGACATGAAAGAAAAGCTAGAAGAGGAAATGAAGAAAAACGGCGGCGCAATGCCGGGGCCGTTTGGGAATATGACGCCTGACATGAAAGAAAAGCTAGAAGAGGAAATGAAGAAAAATGGAGGTGCAATGCCGGGGCCGTCCGGAAACGTAACACCTGACATGGGTGGTATACCTATGATGCAAGGCGGTATGTTTGGAACCGGTGAACCGGGGCCGCTGCGCTTGTTTCAATCCGCATTGTCCAGTCAAATCAGCTGGCTGCTTCCGTTTGTATTATTAGGCTGTATTGCTTTACTGTGGGATATTCGTAAGCGAACAAACGCGCAGAAAGAAAGCATATTTTGGCTAGCTTGGTTGCTACCGGCTGCAGGATTTTTCAGCATTGCGGGCTTTTTCCACCACTATTATCTTATTATGCTCGCACCTCCAATTGCTGCTCTTACGGCTGCAGGATGGACGGCGCTTGTGAAGGGTTGGCGTGAAGGTCGTCAAGCGTGGCTGTTGCCGCTTGCCGTTTTCACAACAAGCGCCTTTCAGCTGTACGTGATGCTGCCTCATGTTGGAATTGGCTGGATCGTCGCACTTGGCGTTTTGGGTATCGGAATGACTATTTTGCTTTTATTGCGCCGAAACGAGAAGCTGGCGCTGGTTGGTTTCTTCGTTCTGCTGCTGGCGCCTCTTTATTGGTCTGCCACGCCGATGCTGTACGGAAATAACAATATACTTCCCGAAGCAGGCCCGAAATTAAAAGCATCGGGCAACATGATGAACGGGATGTTAGGTGAAAAAATGGACGAAAAAACTTTGCGCTATTTACAGGACCACCACAGCGGAGAAACTTATTTATTCGCGACCACAAATGCCAACACAGCTGCACCATATATCATTGAAACAGGTGAAGCGGTCATGGCAATGGGCGGTTATCTTGGTTCGGACCCAATTATGACAGTTGAACGCTTGCAAAACATGATTACTGCTGGAGATGTAAAATACTTCCTATTACCTACTTTTGGTATGGGTGGGAATACAGACGTGGAGGATTGGATTCGTACAAATGGAAGAGAAGTGCCGAAGGAGGAATGGAAATCTGAGACAAATGATAATCCGATGGATGCAGGGCTGCAATTATATGAAATCACAAAGTAAGGAGGATGGATATGACCCATACAGTACGATATTCCGTTGTTATACCGGTTTATAACGAAGAGTCCGTAATTCACGAGACCTATCGTCGTCTGCAGGCGGTGATGGAGACGACAGGAGAGACGTATGAGCTGCTGTTCGTGAACGACGGCAGCCAAGATCATACGGCTGCCATTATAAAGGAGTATAGCGCTATGAACAGCAGTGTGAAACTCATTGATTTCTCTCGTAATTTCGGCCATCAAATTGCGATTACGGCGGGAATGGATTATGCGAGCGGCGATGCAATTGTTGTCATCGACGCGGACTTGCAGGACCCACCTGAGCTGATTTTGGAAATGATTGAAAAGTGGAAGGAAGGCTATGAAGTCGTATACGCAAAGCGTATTCAGCGCAAGGGCGAGACGTTTTTTAAACAGCAAACCGCAGCCTGGTTTTACCGGGTTTTGCGGGCTTCCACCGATGTGGATATTCCAGTCGACACAGGGGATTTCCGCTTGATTGATAGGCGAGTGTGCGACGAGATGAAGCGTATTCAAGAGAAAAACCGTTTTGTGCGCGGTTTGTTCAGCTGGGTTGGATTTCGTCAGACGGCCATTGAGTATGTGAGGGACGAACGAGCAGCAGGCGAGACAAAGTATCCGTTGAAAAAGATGGTGAAGCTGTCGCTGGACGGCCTCACCACTTTTTCCTACAAGCCGCTTAAACTAGCGGGTTATATGGGAGCACTGCTGTCGATTATCGGGTTCGTTTATATGTTTATGGTGCTGTACCAAAAGCTGTTTCTTGGCAATACCGTAGAGGGTTGGGCCTCTTTAATTATCATTCAATTGTTTTTCAGCGGTATGATCTTGATTTTACTAGGTATTGTAGGCGAGTATATCGGCCGGATTTATGATGAAACAAAAAATCGGCCACTCTATATTGTCAGAGACTATCACGGACTTGAGCGAAAAGACCGTGCAGGGATGAGCAGTGTGATGCATGAATAAAGATTTACATCGTTTTTTGAAGTTTTGTACCGTCGGAGGGCTGAACACAGCGCTTGATTTTACGGTGTTTGCTCTTTTGACTGTATATGGAACATCCTCAGTTCTGGCGCAGGTCATTTCATACAGCGCAGGGATATGTAACAGCTATATATGGAATCGTACCTGGACGTTTCGGCAACATGAAACAACTTGGAAGGATATGAACCGTTTTATTGTGGTGAATCTTATTACACTGGCTGTAGCTTCGTTGTTGCTCGCTGCGCTGCAGCATATAGGATTTTCGTTAGTCATAAGCAAATTCATCACAACAGCGGCAGGAACAGTGCTCAACTATATCGGCACGCGCCGATTTGTATTTCTAGTAGAGAGGAGAGAAAAAGGATGAAGGTGAAAAAGGCGGTTATTCCGGTAGCGGGGCTGGGGACAAGGTTTTTGCCCGCGACAAAAGCGCAGCCCAAAGAAATGCTACCGATTGTTGATAAGCCAGCAGTGCAATACATTGTGGAAGAAGCGGTGGCTGCAGGTATTGAAAGCATTATTTTCGTGACCGGTCGTAATAAAAAGGCGATTGAAGATCATTTTGATAAGTCAGCAGAACTGGAGCAACTGCTGCTAGAAAAAGGAAAGCTTGCACAGCTTGCTGAAGTTCGCCATATTTCTAAGCTGGCTCAAATTCATTATATTCGCCAGCAAGAGCCGCTCGGTCTAGGTCATGCGGTGCTGTGCGCACAGCAGTTCATTGGTGACGAACCTTTCGCGGTGCTGCTTGGAGACGATATTATGGTGTCGGAAACCCCGGCGCTTCGGCAGCTGCTGAACCTATTCGAGGAAACGAGCAAGCCTGTTGTTGGCGTACAGCCGGTGGCGCTTTCTGAGGTAAGCAAGTATGGTATAATCAAGCCGCAGTATCAGCAAAATGATGTGTATGAGGTACTTGATGTAGTAGAAAAGCCAGACGTTTCACAGGCACCTTCCGATTTGGCGGTGATGGGTCGCTATATTTTACCGCCTTCCGTATTTTTGATATTGGAACAAATTGAACGCGGTGCAGGAAATGAAATCCAGCTGACGGACGCATTGCGTCATATAAAGGGATTACAAGCAATCAAGCTGCAAGGCGCACGCTACGATATTGGAGACAAGCTTGGTTATATGAAGGCCATCGCGGAAATCGGACTGCAGCGCTCGGAGCTAAGATCACAGATGCTACACTATTTAGAACAATTGCTAGAAGCTGAGAAGAAAAAGGGATAGTAAGGAGGAACGGGCATGGTTCGGATTCTCGTGGCAGACGATGACGCACATATCCGGCGTCTAATCGCCCATTATTTGGAGCAGGAAGGCTTTATGATTATCGAGGCGCAAGACGGAGAGGAGGCTTGGCGAAAGCTCGAGGAATATCGAATGGATCTGGCAGTTGTAGACGTTATGATGCCGTACAAAGACGGATGGGTACTAACTGAAGAAATACGAGCCTTGTTCGATATCCCAATTTTAATGGTTACGGCGCGCGGTGAATCGCAAGACAAACTTAAGGGTTTTAAGGTCGGCACAGACGATTATCTTGTAAAGCCGTTCGATCCACTTGAGATGATAGCTCGTGTGAAGGCACTGTTAAAGCGCTACCGAATTGCCGCGAGTCATGTGTTGCATATTGGCAACACGAAATTGGATCGCAAGCGATTGGAAATGGTTATCAGAAACGAGTCTACGACTTTGCCGTTAAAGGAGTTCGAGTTGCTGTTTGTGCTGGGAAGTGAAGAAGGAAAAATCTTCACGCGCGAACAATTGATTGAACGCATTTGGGGCTATGATTATGAAGGGGATGAACGGACTGTAGATGTCCATATTAAGCGCCTGCGCGAGCGTTGCGCTGAGAGAGATACTGGTTTTGTGATTACGACAATTCGCGGCCTTGGCTATAAAGTGGAGGTTACGACATAGTGCGCACGATTTACGGCAAAATTGTCGGTTCTTTTTTTCTTGCAATTGTATTAAGTATGCTTGTCGCATTTCTTTTGGCCACTGCTGTCAATGAGCGGGATATTAGGGAACGCTTTGCAAATGACATGATGCGAGCTGCGCAAGAGTTTGCACATTTGTATGGCAAAAGCAACATAGACGATGCCGCTTCGTTTTTATCTCACACAGGTATAGCAAGGTACACTTTTGTAGTCTATGACAGGAATATGGGGCAACAAGCGGCAGGCGGACCACCCGTACCAATTGCACAAGCAGATGTCTGGCGTGTACTAGGCGGCGCTGTATATTCTTCAGATTTTGACAAAAGGATGAAGCCCCCCGCATCCTTCACAGTGGGTATTCCGTTTCAAGAAAACGGAGAAACGTACGCTTTGTTCGTTCATGCTAGCCCTGCGCCGCCTATAAGGGAGGCGCAACGAATTCAGCTAATTCAGCTTGCGGTTATATTAGTCATCGGAACGCTGCTGTTTGCGTATGTTTCACATATCTTAGTTCGTCCGATTCGCCGGCTGATTGCAGCAACGGAACAGGTAGGAAAAGGGAAATATGATATCAATGTACCTGTCCATTCACGCGATGAAATCGGAACGCTAACGCGGCAATTTAACCAAATGACGCATGAGCTTAATAAAATTGAAGAGATGCGGCAGGAATTTGTCGCCGCTGTTTCACACGAAATACAATCGCCCCTTACATCCATTCAGGGCTTTGCGAAGGCGCTGAAAAACGAGGAGACGGAAACCTGGCGTCTTGCATATGTAAACATTATTGAACAAGAAAGCGCCCGTCTGTCACAGCTTGGGAGAAGCTTAATGAAATTGGCTTCATTGGATGCGGAACAGCACCCGTTTCATCCGAAGCGCTATCGCGTTGATGAGCAAATTCGCCGGGTATTGTCCGCCTTGGCGCCGCAATGGGAGGAGAAAGAGCTGCAGCTGGACATTGGTTTGCCAAAAACATTTCTTACAGGCGATGAAGATTTGCTAGAACAAGTGTGGACTAATTTGCTTACGAACGCTATTCGCTATACGCTGAGACAGGGCATCATTCATATCAGGCTTGTCGCGTGCGATTCGAATATCATCTGCACCATTAAAGATTACGGACCTGGCATTGCAAAAGAGGAACAAACTCATATTTTTGAACGCTTTTATAAGGTCGATAAATCAAGATCTGCTGGTGGCAATGGTTTAGGTCTTGCCATTGTGAAGAAAATCGTATTATTACATCACGGAGATGTTAAAGTAGAAAGTGAGCTAGGGAGCGGTAGCTCGTTTCATGTTGTGCTACCGAGCGGGGAGTGACCAAATTCTTTTTCAAAGTGACCAGAATATCTGGCAAACTCGCCGGATATTTTACGAAAGTAACCAAATTACCAGTGAAATTCACCAGATACTAAATAACCGGTCCTCCAAGAGAACCGGTTATTCCTTTAGCTTCGTATATACGACCAGCCGTTTTTCATGATTCTCCGTTCGCCGGTCATATCGGCCGTCGCAGGTGATGATGTTTAAATACTTTCCGTCCGCCGCGCCGAAAATCTCTTCGACGGGGGCTTGATCAAAGGGGTAAATCTCTTTTTGGAAGACGATGAACGTGAGCCTTTTACCGTCTTCGTCGTATACCATAATTTCATCACCGAGCTGTATCCGTTTCAAGTAGAAGAAAATACCCGGTCCAATGTAGTTATCCACATGTCCGGCCAGCACGGCAGTACCAAGCTCGCCAGGTGCGGGGCCAAGCGCGTACCATCCGACCTTTTTCACGTCCCTTGGTACCTCCATGGCGCCGTCTGTTGTGAGCTGCACCGGTATGACTTGCGCCTGTAGGGAAAGGCGCGGAATGCTGATTCTTGTAGGTGCCGCATGTGCGACCGACGGTACCAGCAAGAAGAGGATAAGACTACTTAGAAGTTTTTTTCGTTTTGCGAAATAGGAAAAATACCGCACCTGCAGCCGCTATCGCAGCAACATTTTTCATGGTTTCCATACCGCCAAGACCTGTTTTTGGCATATTTGGCGCCGCTGTATTTGTCAATACGATGACATCAAGCGCTGGTGTGCCGTTTAATAGACCAACCGCAAGAACTGTGTACAATGTATTTGCTTTTAGCGTTGTAGATGGCAAACTTAATACCGCATTGTTTGTGCCTGCTGCACGTACTTCTAAATCAAGTGTTGCCGGATCTACCTCTTTAAAATCTGTTACTGCTTTAAAAGAAGCGTTCGGGAATAAGACTGCGCCGCCTTTCACTGCTACATCAACAGCCGGAGCATCAGGAGACAGATGACCTACACGTACCTTTGCTTTGCCTGGTGAAGTCATTGTTTCGTCATTGATAACCAAAAGCTCTAGGTTAGCTACCTTGTTAATCGCCGCTACTGTGTAAGATTTGCCTGCTTCCACAGATAGATTTTGTGAAATAACAGGTTTTCCTTGTGCCACTGTGCCTGCTGCATAAATTTCAACTTTATGTGAGCCAGGAGCCAATTTCAAATAATCTGTCGCATCTTTAAATTTTGCGCCTTGTACCGCTGTTTTACCATCTACGACTACATCAACAGCTGGTGCGTCCGGAGAAGCGTGCACAATACGTACCATCGCCTGAGAGCCGCCTGCGAGTGCTTGACCTGTGAACAAGGCAAGCATCATCACAGAAACGAGTAAAGACCATATTTTTTTCATGTGTATTCCTCCTATGTATATGTTTGGCATTACAATATGAGTGTGTGCATTCACACAATATGGAAACCAGGTAAATTGTTCCAAAAAAATAGTTTGACAAGCATAAGAAGAGCTGTTAAGATAATCATTAAATTCTGAATAATAAAACTCTTATAAAGAGCGGCGGAGGGACTGGCCCGATGAAGCCCGGCAACCATTCAAAAGAAAAGGTGCCAAATCCAGCAAAGCATCATGCTTTGAAAGATAAGAGAGGATCACGGAACTCCGCCTCTCCTTTGAGAGGCTTTTTTAATTTCATAATCAAATGCATCAGGTGACGCACATATCGTGCGGCTTAAAAGGGAAGACCGGTGACAATCCGGCGCGGTCCCGCCACTGTGATGGGGAGCGACTTATTAGAACCACTGTGAAAAACGGGAAGGAATAAGAAGCAATGAACCTAAGCCAGGAGACCTGCCTGTTGTATGCGCTTGTGCTCTACGGATGAATAGAGAGGAGTGATGCATACGTGTTGGGAAAACCAGGTCTCAACTCTAGTTAGTGATGCGTATGAATCTCCCTTTTCGCCGAAAAGGGAGATTTTTTGTTGAGAACACAATCAAAAGGAGTGGGGAAATATGAAAAGTTCAAACTTAGGTTATCCACGTATTGGAGAGAAGCGGGAGTGGAAGCATGCGCTCGAACGTTTTTGGGCTGGTGATCTGGAAGAAACAGCATTTTTACAGGAGATGAAGGAGCTGCGTCTTCATCATTTACGTAAACAACAGGAGATTGGCATCGACCTTATCCCGGTCGGCGATTTCAGCTTCTACGATCATGTACTGGACGCGGCGTTCATGTTCGGTATTGTGCCGAAGCGCTTTGCGCAGCAAGAGATGTCACTACGTACTTATTTTGATATCGCACGTGGTAATGACACGGCGGTGGCGGCGGAAATGACGAAATGGTTCAACACAAACTATCACTATATCGTACCGGAATGGGATGATGTAGCACCAAAGCTAATTGAAAACCGGCCGCTTCGTTTATATGAGGAAGCAAAAGAAATTGGCATTCACGGCAAGCCGGTGCTACTGGGCCCAGTTACGCTAGTGAAGCTATCAAAGGGGTATGAAAGCTTCAAACGCGCGGTGGAAGCGCTAGTTCCGCTATATGAACAGGTACTTTCCGAGCTCCAGGAAGCGGTGTGGATTCAAATCGACGAACCGATTTTGGCAACCGATCTTTCTGATGAAGAGTTTGAGGTGTTGCACGCTGCATATACGAAACTGCGAAAGGCAACAAATAGCCGCTTGATTCTGCAAACATATTTTGACAGCATAACACGCTACAAAGAGGTGGTAAAGCTGCCGGTCGATGCTATTGGTCTTGATTTTGTACATGACCGCGGTGAAAATTTGCTGTCGCTACAGCAGTATGGATTTCCGCAGGAGAAATACTTGGCGGCGGGTGTAATCGATGGGCGCAATGTGTGGCGCGCGGATCTAAAAAGTAAGCAGCATGTACTTGAACAATTGACAAAAATTGTACCAAACGACCGTCTGCTTGTACAGCCGTCAGCTAGTTTGCTGCACGTACCAGTTACCGTAAAAGAAGAATCTCTTGAGGATACCTTACAAAACGCACTGGCATTTGCCGATGAAAAGCTGGCTGAGGTTGTTTTGTTAGCAACAGGTGCAGATTCAGCGGCAATAGAAGTAAGCAGTATAGCTCTTCAGGCGCTCGCTGCTTCACCTGCACGTAATCATGAAGCGGTACGTAAAGCTATGCAGAACTTGCCTGCCGAAGTGGAACGAAATTCTCCATTCACCGAGCGCCGCGAGCTGCAGCAAGCTCGCTTCGGATTGCCGCTTCTGCCAACCACGACCATCGGTAGCTTTCCACAAACTGCCGAGGTGCGCCAAAAGCGCCGGGCATGGCGGCGGGGCGAACTGCCGGATGCTACCTATCAAGCGTACATTCGTGCCGAAATTAAAAAATGGATCGAAATGCAAGAGGAAATAGGACTGGACGTGCTTGTGCACGGCGAATTTGAGCGCACGGACATGGTCGAGTATTTTGGTGAAAAGCTAGCCGGCTTTCAATTTACCCAAAACGGTTGGGTGCAGTCGTACGGCTCGCGCTGCGTAAAGCCACCGCTCATTTACGGCGATGTGGCCTTTGTAGCGCCAATGACAGTGAAGGAAACACTATACGCACAGTCGCTTGTTAACAAACCGGTCAAGGGTATGCTAACAGGGCCGATTACCATTTTAAACTGGTCGTTTGTCCGCGATGATATGCCGCGCCGCGATGTTGCCAATCAAATTGCCTTGGCCTTGCGAGAAGAGGTAGAAGCACTCGAAGATCATGGCATCCGTATGATTCAGGTTGATGAGCCTGCACTCAGAGAAGGATTACCGTTAAAACGAAAGCACTGGGACAGCTATCTTGCCGATGCGGTATATGCATTTAAGCTGGCAACAACAGTTGTTCGCGACACAACGCAAATTCATACACATATGTGTTATTCCAATTTCGAAGACATTATAGAAGCAATTGCTGCGCTCGACGCCGATGTGATCTCAATTGAAACGTCAAGAAGCCACGGTGAACTCATCGGCGCATTTGAAACACACACGTATGAGAAGGGAATTGGCCTGGGTGTATACGACATCCACAGCCCGCGTGTACCAAAGCTTTCTGAAATCGAACGTAACATCGCCCGCGCGCTGCAGGTATTGCATCCCAAGCAAATTTGGATTAATCCGGATTGCGGGTTAAAAACAAGAGGCATTGATGAAACGGTAGCAGGGCTGTGCATCATGGTACAGGCCGCCAAGCGAGCGAGACGACAGCTCGAAGCGGTGATACAATAGAAGCAACTCGTTTTGGAAAGAAGGTCTCTGTTTTGTATGTAATCATCGCTTATTTGCTTTTGCTACTTAGTTTTTCCCAGACATTGTACTTTTGGCCGGTGTTCACAGTCAGTATGCTGACGCTCATTATCACGGCCTGTAGCAAACAAAGATTTCTATACGTGCGCATGAAGATGCGCACGTTTTGGCTTGCTGTTTTATCAGGTGTGCTACTTTACAGTGTATTTGCACTTGGTAAATGGCTTATCATGATACTAGATCTGCCGCTTCTTGCTAGCTTAACGGAGTTGTACGCGGCAGTCTCACCGGCTACGTGGTGGCATTATCTCGTTTTGTTTTTGGTTATCATCCCAGGAGAAGAACTATTCTGGCGGGGCTTCATCGGCGCGCGGCTGGGTATGGTGCCGAGCATCCTGCTTTATGCGGGCGCACATGTGGCAAGCGGCAGCATACTTCTTGTCATCGCCGCGCTCATTGGGGGCTTTGTTTGGGGAGAATTATACCGCCGCACAGGCAGCTTACAGGCTGCGGTGCTCTCACATCTAGTATTTGACCTGTTTTTACTGGTACTCTTGCCGTTGCTTTAGATAATTTGACGGGTTTATGAGAGTATCTGGCAACTTTTCAAGAAAATCTGGCGACTTTTCACAATGATTTGGCAACTACACAAAAAAGCCGCACAATGCGGCTTTTCCTACGATTCATTTTGCCCTTCAACCCGAATTAAGTACAGCGCCAAGGTGATATAAAGGGCAAACAATAATACAAGAAAGACGGGCACAGAAAATATATCTTGAATCAACATCGGATCACCCCTCTATTTTAGGCTGTCCAGCGGTACCGGAAATATGAATAGAAACAGCGCTACAGCTGGAATTGCTAACAAAATGGCAATCGCTGGGTTGCGATAGTGTATGATTACGAAAGTGAATAAGACGATATTGAGCCAAATATTATGCAGGCTGTTCCAGCCATTGTCGTAAACGAACATACCTTTGTGCGCAAACAGTGCTTGAATCGCGCTGTAAAAGGTCACCCATACAGTAAAAAATACAAATTGGCTTTTTCGCTCCTTCGGAAATTTCTGCAGAAAGATAAATAGCGTCATCGGACAGATAAAAAATGTAAATGCAAAGTTAATGATTGTATGATTTAACCATGCGGCTGTAATACCGCGAAATGCCCATAAAGTGTGGTTATAGTACAGCAAATTGTACGACAGCGTAGCGACCGCGAAAAACAGGACGGTCGGATACTGCTTGCGCCACTGTGACCAATCAATAAACTTACGCGCAAACAAAATCCAAACAATAATGACCAGCAGTAAATACATTGTAATTCTTCCTTTCCCTACTCTAATTATATCAGTATTGCCGCAATTTTTATTTTTTTAACATTTGCCCTCATCAAAAGGTTGAAAGCTGCCACTTACGAAAGCAAGAGAAAAAGAGTAGGGTAGAGAAAAGGGGGAATGCACATGGCGCTTGAGATGAGAAAAACCTGCGAACGATGCCAAGAGCAGATCAGCAAGGACGCGTATATTTGCGTGTATGAATGCACGTTTTGCCAGCCGTGTACCATTAAAATGGAACATATCTGCCCAAATTGCGGCGGCGAACTGGTGAGAAGACCGCGCAAGCCAATCAGTTGATTTCTGCACGGA belongs to Ectobacillus sp. JY-23 and includes:
- a CDS encoding glycosyltransferase family 39 protein; this encodes MKKRWKRIDKVLLMIVALALILNVFNIWKEDYANPYYMAAVKSMLESWKNFFFASFDPAGYVTVDKPPVALWVQTISAYLFGYHGWSVILPQALAGIGSVVLLYALVKPTFGRTAARLASLVMACTPIAAAVSRTNNIDSLLVFTLLVATWMLFRGVKQDKIIWLLGAFALIGVGFNMKMLQAYMILPAFFLWYVFKAKGTWKKKAGALSGAVAVLLVVSVSWALIVDSIPKDKRPYIGSSQTNSVLELAFGYNGVSRLTGQGGMPNMTPEMQEKLQEEMKKNGGSMPGPFGKMTPDMKEKLEEEMKKNGGAMPGPFGNMTPDMKEKLEEEMKKNGGAMPGPSGNVTPDMGGIPMMQGGMFGTGEPGPLRLFQSALSSQISWLLPFVLLGCIALLWDIRKRTNAQKESIFWLAWLLPAAGFFSIAGFFHHYYLIMLAPPIAALTAAGWTALVKGWREGRQAWLLPLAVFTTSAFQLYVMLPHVGIGWIVALGVLGIGMTILLLLRRNEKLALVGFFVLLLAPLYWSATPMLYGNNNILPEAGPKLKASGNMMNGMLGEKMDEKTLRYLQDHHSGETYLFATTNANTAAPYIIETGEAVMAMGGYLGSDPIMTVERLQNMITAGDVKYFLLPTFGMGGNTDVEDWIRTNGREVPKEEWKSETNDNPMDAGLQLYEITK
- a CDS encoding glycosyltransferase family 2 protein — translated: MTHTVRYSVVIPVYNEESVIHETYRRLQAVMETTGETYELLFVNDGSQDHTAAIIKEYSAMNSSVKLIDFSRNFGHQIAITAGMDYASGDAIVVIDADLQDPPELILEMIEKWKEGYEVVYAKRIQRKGETFFKQQTAAWFYRVLRASTDVDIPVDTGDFRLIDRRVCDEMKRIQEKNRFVRGLFSWVGFRQTAIEYVRDERAAGETKYPLKKMVKLSLDGLTTFSYKPLKLAGYMGALLSIIGFVYMFMVLYQKLFLGNTVEGWASLIIIQLFFSGMILILLGIVGEYIGRIYDETKNRPLYIVRDYHGLERKDRAGMSSVMHE
- a CDS encoding GtrA family protein yields the protein MNKDLHRFLKFCTVGGLNTALDFTVFALLTVYGTSSVLAQVISYSAGICNSYIWNRTWTFRQHETTWKDMNRFIVVNLITLAVASLLLAALQHIGFSLVISKFITTAAGTVLNYIGTRRFVFLVERREKG
- the galU gene encoding UTP--glucose-1-phosphate uridylyltransferase GalU, whose amino-acid sequence is MKVKKAVIPVAGLGTRFLPATKAQPKEMLPIVDKPAVQYIVEEAVAAGIESIIFVTGRNKKAIEDHFDKSAELEQLLLEKGKLAQLAEVRHISKLAQIHYIRQQEPLGLGHAVLCAQQFIGDEPFAVLLGDDIMVSETPALRQLLNLFEETSKPVVGVQPVALSEVSKYGIIKPQYQQNDVYEVLDVVEKPDVSQAPSDLAVMGRYILPPSVFLILEQIERGAGNEIQLTDALRHIKGLQAIKLQGARYDIGDKLGYMKAIAEIGLQRSELRSQMLHYLEQLLEAEKKKG
- a CDS encoding response regulator transcription factor produces the protein MVRILVADDDAHIRRLIAHYLEQEGFMIIEAQDGEEAWRKLEEYRMDLAVVDVMMPYKDGWVLTEEIRALFDIPILMVTARGESQDKLKGFKVGTDDYLVKPFDPLEMIARVKALLKRYRIAASHVLHIGNTKLDRKRLEMVIRNESTTLPLKEFELLFVLGSEEGKIFTREQLIERIWGYDYEGDERTVDVHIKRLRERCAERDTGFVITTIRGLGYKVEVTT
- a CDS encoding HAMP domain-containing sensor histidine kinase, which codes for MRTIYGKIVGSFFLAIVLSMLVAFLLATAVNERDIRERFANDMMRAAQEFAHLYGKSNIDDAASFLSHTGIARYTFVVYDRNMGQQAAGGPPVPIAQADVWRVLGGAVYSSDFDKRMKPPASFTVGIPFQENGETYALFVHASPAPPIREAQRIQLIQLAVILVIGTLLFAYVSHILVRPIRRLIAATEQVGKGKYDINVPVHSRDEIGTLTRQFNQMTHELNKIEEMRQEFVAAVSHEIQSPLTSIQGFAKALKNEETETWRLAYVNIIEQESARLSQLGRSLMKLASLDAEQHPFHPKRYRVDEQIRRVLSALAPQWEEKELQLDIGLPKTFLTGDEDLLEQVWTNLLTNAIRYTLRQGIIHIRLVACDSNIICTIKDYGPGIAKEEQTHIFERFYKVDKSRSAGGNGLGLAIVKKIVLLHHGDVKVESELGSGSSFHVVLPSGE